In one window of Lewinella sp. 4G2 DNA:
- a CDS encoding glycosyltransferase family 2 protein: protein MHVAILLASSPVIDVIIPAYNEEDSIALVVNELPKAQVRDIIVCNNNSRDHTAERGAAAGAVVVTEKRAGYGSACLKGMQYIEDRPQAEWPDIVVFVDGDHSDYPEQLPELVAPILTDGVDLVIGSRALGDLEPGSMQPQQIFGNWLATTLIKMIYGNEFTDLGPFRAIRYSALRQLEMEDPDFGWTVEMQVKAAKAGMKCVEVPVRYRKRIGQSKISGTLKGTILAGHKILWTIFKLI from the coding sequence TTGCACGTCGCCATCTTGTTAGCCTCTTCGCCGGTCATTGACGTTATCATCCCTGCTTATAACGAGGAGGACAGTATCGCTTTGGTCGTCAATGAATTACCGAAGGCGCAGGTGCGGGACATCATCGTTTGTAACAATAATTCTCGCGATCATACGGCGGAGCGGGGCGCTGCCGCGGGTGCAGTGGTAGTGACCGAGAAGCGAGCCGGGTACGGATCCGCCTGCCTGAAGGGAATGCAATACATCGAAGACCGGCCCCAAGCAGAATGGCCCGACATCGTCGTCTTCGTAGACGGGGACCACAGCGACTACCCCGAACAACTTCCCGAACTCGTAGCCCCCATCCTCACCGACGGGGTGGACCTCGTCATCGGATCCCGCGCCCTGGGTGACCTGGAACCGGGCAGTATGCAACCCCAACAGATCTTCGGGAACTGGCTGGCAACAACGCTCATCAAAATGATCTACGGCAACGAATTCACCGACCTCGGTCCCTTTCGGGCCATCCGGTATTCCGCCCTGCGGCAACTGGAGATGGAGGACCCGGATTTCGGCTGGACGGTCGAGATGCAGGTCAAGGCCGCCAAGGCGGGGATGAAATGCGTGGAAGTACCCGTCCGCTACCGGAAGCGAATCGGGCAATCAAAAATATCGGGTACGCTGAAGGGTACCATTCTGGCCGGCCACAAGATTTTGTGGACGATCTTCAAACTCATTTAA
- a CDS encoding DUF5060 domain-containing protein yields the protein MQHVTLLLLALCLASCGSAPGTDHEKTVAKWELTEIDFEGPSTSENAAENPFTTYQMDVAFTHENGQTLTLPAFYAADGNAAETGADAGAMWRVRFRAPEEGTWNYTGSLQKNGTAVKEFSGSVLAGPAKPGERGRLQRTHPRYLQWAETEDYFLKGGTDSPENLLGYFEFDSTYRHLNVFREGENQTVGLHKFADHAGDFTTGPTWQDGKGKNLMGALQYLHDHGVNSFYALTMNINGDGKDVWPFVNHETLDRFDVSKLAQWERVFQHADDLGMMIHLVLQETENETLQDGGDTGPLRQLYFRELIARFGHHRALTWNLGEENGPNHWSETAQTTEQQRAMIAYLSENDPWKNHVVLHTHPSEDAFEEIYRPLLGNDGLTGLALQIGEPYTAHEVTQKWLKLSADAGAPWIMTLDEVGPWFRGLDPDTGYSYDDGASNNQDSLRALTLWANLMAGGAGVEWYSGAKNENNDLNTETFRTRERAWEWTTHARRFFEEYLPFHKMESMDELVEGEAFCFAQPGEVYAVYLPFGDATSLDLRGDAVVGEGAVSLAWYNPREGVMGEAVVVGVEGGQVVLEAPGKGDWAVLVLGDD from the coding sequence ATGCAACACGTCACCCTGCTCCTACTCGCCCTTTGTCTCGCATCCTGCGGCAGCGCCCCCGGTACGGATCACGAAAAAACGGTGGCAAAATGGGAATTAACGGAAATCGATTTCGAAGGCCCCAGCACCAGCGAAAATGCCGCCGAAAACCCGTTTACGACCTACCAAATGGACGTGGCGTTTACCCACGAAAATGGCCAGACGCTGACCCTGCCGGCCTTCTACGCGGCGGACGGAAATGCAGCGGAGACGGGCGCTGACGCAGGTGCCATGTGGAGGGTCCGGTTCCGCGCACCGGAAGAAGGCACCTGGAACTACACGGGCAGCCTACAAAAGAATGGGACGGCCGTAAAGGAGTTCAGCGGGAGCGTCCTCGCCGGGCCAGCCAAGCCGGGGGAACGTGGCCGATTACAACGGACCCACCCCCGCTACCTCCAGTGGGCGGAAACCGAAGACTACTTCCTGAAGGGCGGCACCGACAGCCCCGAAAACCTGCTGGGCTACTTCGAATTTGACTCGACCTACCGCCACCTGAACGTCTTCCGGGAGGGGGAAAACCAGACCGTTGGTCTCCACAAATTTGCGGACCACGCCGGCGACTTCACCACCGGCCCGACCTGGCAAGATGGGAAGGGCAAGAACCTGATGGGCGCCCTCCAGTACCTCCACGACCACGGGGTGAACAGCTTCTACGCCCTGACGATGAACATCAATGGCGACGGGAAGGACGTCTGGCCGTTCGTCAATCACGAAACGCTGGACCGGTTCGACGTATCCAAACTCGCCCAGTGGGAACGCGTCTTTCAGCACGCCGACGACCTGGGGATGATGATCCACCTCGTCCTCCAGGAAACCGAAAACGAAACCCTGCAGGACGGTGGCGATACCGGCCCGTTGCGCCAACTTTACTTCCGGGAACTGATCGCCCGCTTCGGCCACCACCGCGCTTTGACGTGGAACCTCGGCGAAGAAAACGGGCCCAACCACTGGTCAGAAACCGCCCAGACGACCGAGCAACAACGGGCAATGATCGCCTACCTCTCCGAAAATGACCCGTGGAAAAATCACGTCGTACTCCACACCCACCCGAGCGAAGATGCCTTCGAAGAGATCTACCGGCCCCTCCTGGGCAACGATGGACTGACGGGCCTTGCCCTCCAAATCGGGGAGCCCTACACGGCCCACGAAGTGACCCAAAAGTGGCTCAAACTCAGTGCCGACGCCGGTGCGCCGTGGATCATGACACTGGACGAAGTTGGCCCCTGGTTTCGGGGCCTCGACCCCGATACGGGCTACTCTTACGACGACGGCGCGTCGAACAACCAGGATAGCCTCCGCGCCCTCACGCTGTGGGCCAACCTGATGGCCGGCGGGGCTGGCGTGGAGTGGTATTCCGGCGCCAAAAACGAGAATAACGACCTCAATACCGAAACCTTCCGCACCCGCGAACGGGCCTGGGAATGGACAACCCACGCGCGGCGCTTCTTTGAGGAATACTTACCCTTTCACAAGATGGAATCCATGGATGAGCTGGTGGAGGGGGAAGCCTTTTGCTTCGCGCAGCCTGGGGAGGTGTATGCGGTGTATTTGCCGTTTGGGGATGCTACGAGTTTGGATTTGCGGGGGGACGCGGTTGTTGGGGAAGGGGCGGTTTCTTTGGCTTGGTATAACCCGCGGGAGGGGGTGATGGGGGAGGCGGTTGTGGTTGGGGTTGAGGGGGGACAGGTTGTTTTGGAGGCGCCGGGGAAGGGGGACTGGGCGGTGTTGGTTTTGGGTGACGACTAA
- a CDS encoding group III truncated hemoglobin produces the protein MKDIKDRSDIEVLVATFYQQAREDELLGPVFFGALGEGDWSDHLEVVTNFWCTVLLKEASYPGGFMWKHMRLPIGTEHVLRWGQLFTHLVNASYVGPVAEEMVGRVSIMQSVLITKLSRRGGGLV, from the coding sequence ATGAAGGACATTAAAGACCGGTCGGACATTGAGGTTTTGGTGGCAACCTTTTACCAGCAGGCGCGGGAGGATGAATTGCTCGGTCCGGTGTTTTTTGGTGCCCTTGGGGAGGGAGATTGGAGTGATCATCTGGAGGTGGTCACTAATTTTTGGTGTACCGTATTGCTTAAGGAAGCGAGTTACCCTGGTGGGTTCATGTGGAAGCATATGCGGCTGCCGATTGGGACGGAACACGTCTTGCGGTGGGGGCAGCTCTTTACGCATTTGGTGAACGCTAGCTACGTTGGCCCCGTGGCGGAGGAGATGGTGGGGCGGGTGAGTATTATGCAGTCGGTGTTGATCACTAAGCTGTCTCGGCGGGGTGGGGGGCTGGTGTGA
- a CDS encoding PIN domain-containing protein — MSKVFIDTNIIIDLLAKRQEYAETAEVFSLGDKGALTLLISSLSISHLHYILRKLIGDKTRSALQDLELIVQIASVDSSTIKLALYDESFTDFEDAIQYHCAAEHEADVIITRNLRDFKDTKIPVMTSSQFINSLAR; from the coding sequence ATGAGCAAGGTCTTTATAGACACTAATATAATCATCGACCTACTAGCCAAAAGGCAGGAATACGCCGAAACGGCCGAGGTTTTTAGCTTGGGGGATAAGGGTGCGCTAACTCTCCTCATATCCTCATTGTCCATTTCTCATCTCCACTACATTCTTCGCAAACTCATCGGAGACAAAACACGCTCCGCCCTGCAGGATCTTGAACTCATTGTCCAGATTGCATCAGTAGATAGCTCCACCATAAAATTGGCGCTGTACGATGAATCCTTTACCGACTTTGAAGATGCGATTCAGTACCATTGCGCCGCCGAGCATGAAGCGGATGTGATCATCACCAGAAATCTGCGGGACTTCAAAGACACTAAGATTCCGGTAATGACATCTAGCCAGTTCATCAATTCTCTGGCCAGATAG
- the tnpA gene encoding IS200/IS605 family transposase: protein MPSSFDRIVVHTVFSTKYRHPFIDDEIEESLHLIISRLLVDQGCTVLEINGMPDHIHILHTLPRTKSISSVMRIAKSQSCDWARNQHPERYEHFAWQDGYAVFSVDYRKLEKTRLYIQNQKFHHGACPSGAKPLRIISYRTELLSLFKAYGIKDYDTNYLFPRPPAA, encoded by the coding sequence ATGCCTTCTTCCTTTGACCGTATTGTGGTCCACACCGTTTTTAGCACCAAATACCGACACCCTTTTATTGATGATGAGATTGAGGAAAGTCTTCATCTCATCATTTCACGATTGTTGGTAGATCAGGGTTGTACGGTTCTTGAAATCAATGGGATGCCTGACCACATCCACATCTTGCACACGCTACCGCGCACAAAGTCCATTTCCAGCGTGATGCGCATCGCTAAGAGCCAAAGTTGTGATTGGGCCCGAAACCAACACCCTGAACGTTACGAACACTTCGCCTGGCAAGATGGCTATGCCGTTTTTTCCGTGGATTATCGAAAACTGGAAAAGACACGGTTGTACATCCAAAACCAAAAATTCCACCACGGCGCGTGCCCATCAGGTGCAAAACCACTACGCATAATCTCTTACCGTACGGAATTATTATCGCTGTTTAAGGCCTATGGTATCAAGGATTACGACACCAACTACCTCTTCCCACGCCCCCCGGCAGCCTAA
- a CDS encoding DUF6364 family protein, translated as MDKKLTLSLNASVIEKAKGYAKSHGTSVSRMVETYLSAIVKEEVDPPNNYTPTVSRLIGIVELPRDYETLKSEYADFLSKKYE; from the coding sequence ATGGATAAGAAACTCACGTTGAGTCTGAACGCCAGCGTAATCGAAAAGGCTAAAGGTTACGCTAAATCACACGGCACGAGTGTATCGAGAATGGTGGAGACCTATTTGTCCGCCATCGTAAAAGAAGAGGTTGATCCACCCAATAATTACACGCCGACGGTAAGCCGGTTAATTGGAATCGTGGAATTGCCCCGTGACTACGAAACATTGAAATCTGAGTACGCGGATTTCCTCAGCAAAAAATACGAGTGA
- a CDS encoding acetate/propionate family kinase, whose amino-acid sequence MNILTLNAGSSSLKAALLNALNGKTLFEMSAERLLDAPALTFSDGTQLELENKGPERAIAVCLEALADKLKDEQIDGIAHRVVHGGETFDRAVRITAEVEQTIEELAPLAPLHNPVNLKGIQVAKLVFPDADHFAVFDTAFHQSLPTRAKTYALPKDLAKKHGIRRYGFHGTSHKYVAATAATYLGAEPSDLRIISCHLGNGCSVAAIEFGRSVETSMGMTPLEGLVMGTRSGDIDPGIIAYLDREAGLSPAEIDEILNRESGLLGLSGVSNDMRTILNKSTEGDKDAQLAVQVFTHRLRKYIGAYAAIMGGVDAIVFTGGIGENSPIIRHRVAQRLDYLGAVIYEDFNTSLELSDTHPVAEFNMRHSRVKLLAVKTNEQLAMARECAKLIQKEDAVNTMPTIPVAISARHIHLRQETVDALFGKGHELTVRKWLSQPGQFAAEETVAVVGPRNTIERVRVLGPVRTKDQLEISRTDEFFLGIDAPVRESGKVENTPGCKLIGPKGEFHLETGVICAWRHIHMTPADAETFAVKDRDIVEVTVGSGERSLTFGNVLIRVSPKYKLEMHIDTDEGNAAEINSGDEGILTETASSGTLVKRRVG is encoded by the coding sequence TTGAACATCCTCACCCTGAACGCCGGCTCCTCCTCCCTCAAGGCCGCCCTCCTGAATGCACTGAACGGTAAGACCCTGTTTGAAATGTCCGCCGAACGGCTGCTCGATGCGCCCGCGCTGACGTTTTCCGACGGCACCCAACTTGAGTTGGAGAACAAGGGGCCGGAACGCGCCATCGCCGTCTGTCTCGAAGCGTTGGCCGACAAGTTGAAGGACGAACAGATCGACGGGATCGCTCACCGGGTCGTCCACGGCGGGGAAACCTTTGACCGGGCGGTGCGCATCACGGCGGAGGTGGAGCAAACCATTGAGGAATTAGCGCCACTGGCTCCACTGCACAATCCGGTTAACCTGAAAGGCATCCAGGTCGCAAAACTGGTTTTTCCCGATGCGGACCATTTTGCGGTATTCGATACGGCCTTCCACCAAAGTCTCCCCACGCGGGCAAAGACCTACGCGCTGCCGAAAGACCTCGCCAAAAAGCACGGTATCCGCCGCTACGGTTTTCACGGGACGAGCCACAAATACGTCGCCGCTACGGCCGCGACCTACCTCGGGGCGGAGCCTTCCGACCTCCGCATCATCTCCTGCCATTTGGGGAACGGTTGCTCGGTAGCGGCCATCGAGTTCGGGCGTTCCGTCGAGACGAGTATGGGCATGACGCCATTGGAAGGTCTCGTCATGGGGACGCGCTCCGGTGATATCGACCCGGGCATCATCGCCTACCTCGATCGGGAAGCTGGCCTTAGCCCGGCGGAGATCGACGAAATACTGAACCGCGAATCCGGTCTGCTCGGCCTTTCCGGCGTCAGTAATGATATGCGGACGATCCTGAATAAATCCACCGAAGGGGATAAGGACGCCCAGTTGGCCGTGCAGGTATTTACCCACCGTTTGCGGAAGTACATCGGTGCCTACGCCGCCATCATGGGTGGGGTAGATGCGATCGTCTTTACCGGCGGGATTGGGGAGAACAGCCCCATCATCCGCCACCGGGTAGCCCAGCGGTTGGACTACCTCGGCGCGGTCATCTACGAAGATTTCAATACTTCGCTGGAGCTCTCCGACACCCACCCCGTCGCAGAATTCAACATGCGCCACAGCCGCGTGAAGCTCCTGGCCGTCAAGACCAACGAGCAACTGGCGATGGCGCGGGAGTGTGCAAAGCTGATCCAAAAAGAAGATGCCGTAAATACCATGCCGACCATTCCGGTCGCCATCTCGGCCCGCCACATCCACCTCCGGCAGGAGACGGTGGACGCCCTTTTCGGCAAAGGCCACGAACTGACCGTCCGCAAGTGGCTCTCCCAACCCGGGCAGTTTGCGGCGGAGGAAACGGTGGCTGTAGTCGGCCCGCGCAACACCATCGAGCGGGTCCGGGTGCTGGGGCCGGTCCGGACCAAGGACCAATTAGAGATATCCCGCACCGATGAATTCTTCTTGGGCATCGATGCGCCCGTCCGCGAGTCCGGCAAGGTAGAGAATACCCCTGGGTGTAAGCTTATCGGCCCGAAGGGGGAATTCCACCTCGAAACGGGCGTCATATGCGCCTGGCGCCACATCCACATGACGCCGGCGGACGCGGAAACCTTTGCGGTGAAGGACCGCGACATCGTGGAGGTCACCGTCGGCTCCGGCGAGCGATCGCTTACTTTTGGCAACGTCCTCATCCGCGTCAGCCCCAAATACAAACTGGAGATGCACATCGATACGGACGAGGGGAACGCGGCCGAGATCAATTCTGGCGATGAGGGGATTTTGACGGAGACGGCGTCTTCGGGGACGTTGGTGAAGCGGCGGGTTGGGTAG
- a CDS encoding HRDC domain-containing protein has translation MSSNPALELAFNYVAHTDRHVFLTGKAGTGKTTFLHRVKKEVHKRMCVVAPTGVAAINAGAQTIHSQFSLPFGFLEPGLNPHRARQMSKRKSQVLQNIDLLIIDEISMVRADILDAIDTVLRKQRRKNIPFGGVQLLMIGDLHQLPPVVVRDEEPLLKRYYATPYFFAARVMKQADAIGIPLTHIYRQSDATFIDLLNKVRNNQLDAAVIDQLNSRFRQEPDDAAGQITLTSHNATAKRVNERNLGKLTTPGHHFEAEIKGTYPKNLYPNDLELNFKVGAQVMFNKNDTEGSLYYNGKIGEITDIADGVITVKCPNEKAIEVHPVTWENNQIVVDEQSGAPKEVCVGEFIQHPLRLAWAITIHKSQGLTFDRVIIDAGNSFSHGQVYVALSRCRTFEGITLRSKISHGSVLTDSIVTQHAAAAERNCPTEADLREDRRQFQITCLEHLFDFTGVEHQFNQVSRALTAQSVNIQGDGVDRFLSIKQEAGQKLISISKSFQPQIRQYRQSGVTPETDAAVQTRLRAAATYYLNYLRGDFGKRLTAYDFLCDNRSDRSDIEGALEQLWESLFIKTKLLEMAGKGFTAELYSRTQTLAQAEYKRSKLSSVSPVIAPPRQSTPSGVAHGELFQQLMSWRLQRANEVDVQPYRILSNQVIINLCQLLPVTREALLTVKGIGQKKTNSYGEEVLNLIRRYTLDNKINGTRSGAKHHLKAVKTNTFKETLDLFRQGLSASEIAERRGLQEETVYVHAIKFLRSGALTLDAMLGTERRRQIETYTQGKSLMDISVLHHQARGKYSLGELRAVLTARTLLGKVG, from the coding sequence ATGTCCTCCAATCCAGCGCTTGAACTTGCATTTAACTACGTCGCCCATACCGACCGCCACGTTTTCCTTACCGGGAAGGCGGGGACGGGTAAGACCACCTTTCTCCACCGCGTCAAAAAAGAAGTGCACAAACGGATGTGCGTGGTGGCACCGACCGGAGTGGCCGCCATCAATGCCGGTGCGCAGACCATCCACAGTCAATTCTCCCTCCCCTTTGGTTTTTTGGAGCCGGGCCTGAACCCGCACCGGGCGCGGCAAATGTCCAAGCGAAAATCACAGGTGCTCCAAAATATTGACCTATTGATCATTGACGAGATCAGTATGGTTCGGGCGGATATCTTGGATGCGATTGATACCGTCCTCCGCAAACAGCGCAGAAAGAATATCCCTTTCGGCGGCGTGCAGTTGTTGATGATTGGTGATCTTCACCAACTGCCGCCCGTAGTGGTGAGAGATGAAGAACCATTGCTGAAGCGCTACTACGCTACCCCCTATTTCTTTGCGGCTCGGGTGATGAAGCAGGCTGATGCGATCGGTATTCCCCTTACCCACATTTACCGCCAGTCCGACGCCACTTTCATCGATTTGCTCAATAAGGTGAGGAACAACCAGTTGGATGCTGCCGTAATCGACCAACTCAACTCCCGCTTCCGCCAGGAGCCGGATGATGCCGCCGGTCAGATTACGCTCACCTCCCACAATGCGACGGCTAAGCGGGTGAACGAACGCAACTTGGGTAAGCTCACTACACCTGGTCATCATTTCGAAGCGGAGATCAAAGGAACCTACCCCAAGAATTTGTACCCCAACGATTTGGAGCTAAACTTCAAAGTCGGCGCTCAGGTCATGTTCAACAAAAACGATACGGAAGGCAGCCTTTATTACAACGGTAAAATTGGGGAGATCACGGATATCGCCGACGGTGTGATCACCGTCAAATGCCCCAACGAAAAAGCGATCGAGGTTCACCCCGTCACTTGGGAGAACAACCAGATTGTGGTGGATGAACAATCGGGCGCTCCCAAGGAGGTTTGCGTGGGTGAATTCATCCAGCATCCCCTGCGCCTGGCCTGGGCGATTACCATCCACAAAAGCCAGGGCCTCACCTTTGATCGGGTCATCATCGACGCCGGCAACTCCTTCAGCCACGGGCAGGTCTACGTTGCGCTGAGCCGGTGCCGGACCTTCGAGGGCATCACGCTGCGGAGCAAGATCAGCCACGGCAGTGTACTGACGGATAGCATCGTCACGCAACACGCCGCCGCCGCTGAACGTAACTGCCCTACCGAGGCGGACTTGCGGGAGGACCGGCGGCAATTCCAAATCACCTGCCTGGAGCATCTTTTTGATTTTACTGGGGTAGAACATCAGTTCAACCAAGTGAGCCGTGCTTTGACGGCGCAGTCGGTCAACATTCAGGGGGATGGCGTTGATCGCTTCCTGTCCATCAAACAAGAGGCCGGGCAGAAGCTCATCTCGATCAGCAAAAGCTTTCAGCCGCAGATCCGGCAATATCGCCAGTCCGGGGTGACGCCCGAGACGGATGCGGCCGTACAAACCCGGCTTCGGGCGGCCGCGACTTACTACCTCAATTATTTGCGGGGTGACTTCGGGAAACGGCTCACCGCCTACGATTTTCTTTGCGATAACCGATCGGACCGGTCCGACATTGAAGGTGCGCTGGAACAACTTTGGGAATCGCTTTTCATTAAGACCAAACTCCTGGAAATGGCTGGCAAGGGTTTCACCGCAGAGTTGTATTCACGGACACAGACTTTAGCGCAAGCGGAGTATAAAAGGTCCAAGTTATCCAGCGTAAGCCCCGTCATCGCCCCACCCCGTCAAAGTACCCCCAGTGGTGTAGCGCACGGGGAACTCTTCCAGCAATTAATGAGTTGGCGGCTCCAACGGGCCAACGAAGTAGACGTGCAGCCCTATCGCATCTTGAGCAATCAGGTCATCATCAACCTTTGTCAGTTACTCCCCGTCACCCGTGAAGCGTTACTTACCGTTAAGGGCATCGGGCAAAAGAAGACCAACAGCTACGGCGAGGAAGTACTCAATTTGATCAGGCGATACACCCTTGATAACAAGATCAACGGTACCCGCTCCGGTGCTAAACATCACCTGAAGGCCGTTAAGACCAACACTTTCAAGGAGACCCTCGATCTTTTTAGGCAGGGCCTCTCCGCTAGCGAAATCGCCGAGCGCAGGGGCCTGCAGGAAGAAACGGTTTACGTCCACGCCATCAAGTTCCTCCGGTCCGGGGCGCTGACGCTGGATGCCATGCTGGGGACGGAACGCCGCCGCCAAATCGAAACCTACACCCAGGGCAAAAGCTTGATGGATATCTCCGTACTCCACCACCAGGCCCGGGGTAAGTACAGTTTAGGCGAACTACGCGCGGTGTTGACGGCAAGGACGTTGTTGGGGAAGGTGGGGTAG
- the fabG gene encoding 3-oxoacyl-[acyl-carrier-protein] reductase has protein sequence MSLLEGKIALITGGSRGIGAAIVRTFAQEGAKVAFTYARSVGPAEALVAELGENVKAYQSDAASFEAAAELVKQVTADFGNISVLVNNAGVTRDTLLLRMNEGQWDDVMNNNLKSIFNLTKHALRPLMKAGGGSIINMSSIVGVIGQAGQTNYAASKAGIIGFSKSMAKEMGSRNIRCNVIAPGFIRTEMTDELSEDVQQKYLENVPLKRFGEAEEIAKACVFLASDLSSYVNGQVLGVDGGM, from the coding sequence ATGTCTTTATTGGAAGGGAAAATTGCCCTGATTACTGGTGGTTCGCGTGGCATTGGCGCGGCGATTGTACGCACGTTTGCTCAGGAGGGTGCTAAGGTGGCCTTTACCTACGCACGTAGCGTGGGGCCGGCCGAAGCGCTCGTGGCCGAACTCGGCGAAAACGTCAAGGCTTACCAGAGTGACGCGGCCAGTTTTGAGGCGGCGGCGGAACTGGTCAAGCAAGTGACCGCTGATTTTGGGAACATCTCCGTGCTCGTCAACAACGCCGGCGTTACGCGCGATACGTTATTGCTGCGCATGAACGAAGGGCAGTGGGACGACGTGATGAACAACAACCTGAAGTCCATTTTCAACCTGACGAAGCACGCGCTGCGGCCCCTCATGAAAGCGGGTGGTGGCTCGATCATCAATATGTCCAGCATCGTGGGCGTCATTGGCCAGGCGGGGCAAACGAACTACGCGGCGTCCAAGGCGGGCATTATTGGCTTCAGCAAGTCGATGGCCAAGGAGATGGGCTCGCGCAACATTCGCTGCAACGTGATCGCACCCGGCTTCATCCGCACGGAAATGACGGACGAGCTTTCGGAGGACGTCCAGCAAAAATACCTCGAAAACGTGCCCCTCAAGCGGTTCGGGGAGGCCGAGGAGATCGCGAAAGCTTGCGTTTTCCTCGCGTCCGACCTGAGCTCCTACGTAAATGGCCAGGTTTTGGGCGTTGATGGGGGAATGTGA